One region of Armigeres subalbatus isolate Guangzhou_Male chromosome 3, GZ_Asu_2, whole genome shotgun sequence genomic DNA includes:
- the LOC134224289 gene encoding uncharacterized protein LOC134224289: protein MSCYRSICSGRLPKQQQQQRIPFSNQHQLSLTTWVGLPVGGFLHQFETRLNSSWRTALFIKWYAVLINVVEACFALHEMTERKRTGTGGNISSAGGGRFRCISRNMHFVTEMVMLQSNGMAIYGLLKPNTLLLVPYIVLHVITLVLELNYFITRTALGWTWDRPPTSGTSAHSMPSSWKPKRGTTSLSMLVLSHLIC from the exons ATGTCCTGCTATCGATCGATATGTTCCGGTCGGCTTCCcaagcagcagcaacagcagcgcaTCCCATTCTCAAATCAGCACCAATTAAGTCTGACCACCTGGGTCGGGCTGCCGGTTGGTGGCTTCCTGCATCAATTCGAAACCCGATTGAACAGTTCGTGGCGGACTGCTCTGTTCATCAAGTGGTACGCCGTGCTGATCAACGTGGTGGAAGCG TGTTTTGCTCTTCATGAGATGACCGAACGGAAGCGAACTGGCACGGGCGGAAATATATCTTCAGCAGGTGGGGGTCGGTTCCGGTGTATAAGCAGAAATATGCATTTCGTTACGGAGATGGTCATGCTGCAATCTAATGGAATGGCAATTTATGGTTTATTGAAG CCAAACACCCTGCTGCTGGTGCCATACATTGTGCTGCATGTAATCACTCTGGTGCTGGAGTTGAACTATTTCATAACTCGGACTGCCCTCGGTTGGACCTGGGACCGGCCACCAACGTCGGGCACAAGTGCACACTCAATGCCATCATCCTGGAAGCCAAAGCGCGGAACGACATCACTGTCGATGCTGGTTTTGTCGCATTTAATTTGCTGA
- the LOC134224295 gene encoding uncharacterized protein LOC134224295, with protein MCTWLKFLVCLQLLGLACGHHSRASIVCYWRLRTDLNESLRSYLEKCDYVVVCDDVCDRGQAVRSCAGEKLTFLKEMVPKAKIMLSIPLSVNPFELRIEEDSEQFCHEIEQCVNDGLYDGIDLDFNVFVLELSDQIVFGQILAKLRQRLSSRIIISLSMDAPLLSSGPLNNAIIQNVDFVTSYTDGLIGNVDQGEEFVVRKYPDTSIDQLLANGIPPKKIVLGLKTAGITKDPLAIYEKCFKKCVSIGLIPYGQVCELRDQGARFCSWRSDRQCLLFDGRSKLFYDNLETAKERALQCTKHRLKGVSILLNYDDGAGICGDGNYPLLSSVLEVFSSQLTSEDDDSNTRRTKHNNRKSNGHDNLDEEIDRLELAIEHLQKSTNLLETISSFLLRALYKVIDVVIAFVSKRDGDGSHNMKNNTDVRDPIFEKHDTPADVNKDNSSSLETLRNEAGKIAEEQKIPIIATNEEEEIHEGQIDIPKHPAKPKPVESLLGI; from the exons ATGTGCACGTGGTTGAAGTTTCTGGTTTGTCTGCAACTACTTGGATTAGCATGTGGCCATCATTCACGAG CATCAATCGTCTGCTACTGGAGGCTACGCACCGATCTAAACGAATCACTAAGATCCTATTTGGAAAAATGCGATTACGTCGTAGTGTGCGATGATGTTTGCGATCGCGGCCAAGCGGTGCGGTCGTGTGCCGGAGAAAAACTTACCTTCCTGAAGGAGATGGTTCCCAAAGCGAAGATCATGCTCTCGATCCCACTCAGTGTAAATCCCTTTGAGCTGAGAATTGAGGAAGACAGCGAGCAATTTTGCCACGAAATTGAGCAATGCGTGAATGATGGTTTATACGACGGAATCGATCTGGATTTCAATGTATTTGTATTGGAATTATCGGATCAG ATAGTCTTTGGTCAGATATTGGCTAAGCTCAGACAACGATTGAGTTCAAGAATAATCATTTCGTTATCAATGGATGCACCACTCTTATCATCGGGACCGTTGAACAATGCAATCATTCAGAACGTTGATTTCGTAACATCTTACACGGATGGGTTGATTGGTAATGTAGATCAGGGTGAAGAATTCGTTGTGCGAAAATATCCAGATACATCGATCGATCAGTTGCTGGCaaacggaattcctccgaaaaaaattgttttaggtTTGAAAACTGCCGGGATTACTAAAGACCCATTAGCcatatatgaaaaatgtttcaaaaagtgTGTATCAATAGGTTTGATACCATATGGACAG GTTTGTGAGCTGCGTGATCAAGGTGCAAGGTTCTGCAGTTGGCGTAGCGATCGTCAGTGCTTATTGTTTGATGGTAGATCAAAGCTTTTTTATGACAACTTGGAAACGGCTAAAGAACGTGCGCTTCAGTGCACTAAACATAGATTGAAAGGAGTTTCAATTCTTTTGAATTACGATGATGGAGCGGGAATTTGTGGAGATGGAAATTATCCATTGTTGAGCTCAGTTCTCGAAGTGTTCTCATCACAATTGACGAGCGAGGATGATGATTCCAACACAAGAAGAACCAAACATAATAATAGAAAATCTAATGGACATGATAATCTCGATGAAGAGATTGATcgtttggaattggccattgaACATCTGCAGAAATCAACCAATCTGTTAGAAACAATTTCGAGTTTTCTGTTACGTGCATTATACAAAGTAATTGACGTGGTCATTGCATTTGTGTCAAAGCGAGATGGTGATGGTTCCCataatatgaaaaataataCAGATGTAAGGGATcctatttttgaaaaacatgacACCCCCGCCGATGTCAATAAAGATAATAGTTCCAGCCTTGAGACGCTCCGAAACGAAGCAGGAAAAATAGCCGAGGAGCAGAAGATTCCTATTATCGCCacgaatgaagaagaagagatCCATGAAGGGCAGATTGATATTCCAAAGCATCCAGCTAAGCCGAAACCAGTCGAGAGTTTGCTTGGTATTTAA